From the Desulfovibrio inopinatus DSM 10711 genome, the window CGCTGCTCGAACACTTGGCTCCAGTGAATTGGTTATTTTTATACGCGTCAGCCTCCCGCTTGCCCTTCGCGGTGTTCTCGCTGGCAGTATGCTTGCCATGGCTCGTGCCATGGGTGAATTCGGCGCCACCCTCATGGTGGCCGGTAATTTACCCGGCAAAACACAAACCCTGCCGCTCGCCGTCTACTCAGCAGTTCAGGCAGGCGATGATACGACGGCCAATATTCTCGTGGCCGTTATTTCCGTCACCTGCATCACTCTGCTTATTATCACGGCGCGACTCGTCAAACCGAAATAAAAGACGACAGGGATATCTTGCATGGAATACGCGCATGGTGCGCAGGGCGTTTATCCACCGAAAGCGTCCACGAACAACCCTGGCAGCATAGCCCCCAATGCCGCCATCATGGAATTGGAGTTATCATGAAATTGACCTCACGCCTCCTTCGCATTCTCATCGTAACCGTTGCCCTGGTTTGTCTGGCTGCCCCAGCCTTTGCCGCAGCCCTGACCGTTTCGGCCGCCGCCAGCCTGACCGATGCATTCACCGACCTCAAACCGGCGTTTGAAAAAGCCAATCCCGACGTTACTGTAACCTTCAACTTTGCCTCGTCGGGTGCTCTCTACCGCCAAATCGAACAAGGCGCTCCTGTTGACGTCTTCGCTTCGGCCAACCAGCAGTGGATGAAAAAAGCTGTTGAAGGTGGTTTGGTCACGAAAGATTCCGTGAAAAATTTTGCCTCGAATACATTGGTTCTGGCCGTTCCGAAAGGAAATCCGGCCAAAATAAGCGGCCCCGATTCCCTCAAAGAAGCGTCCGTCACCCGTATCGGCATCGGTCAGCCGAAAACCGTTCCCGCTGGACGGTATGCAGAAGGTAGCTTGAAATCCCTTGGTATGTATGACGAACTTATGTCGAAATACATTTTTGGAGAATCCGTACGCCAGGTGCTCGACTACTTGATCCGTGGCGAAATCCAAGCTGGTTTTGTCTACGCTACCGATGCGAAAAAAGGTGGCGATGGCCTTGAAATCGTGGCGACCATGCCTCTTGAAAAACCGATTACTTACCCTATTGGTATTCTTAAGGATGCCGCTAGCCCTGATTTGGCAAAAACTTTTATCGAGTTCGTGCTCTCTCCGGACGGACAAAAGCTGCTGGAAGCCCGCGGCTTCTCTGCTGTCAAAAAATAAATAGGGATATCCCATGCGAATACGCTTCCATATCGAAAAACGGCTGCACTCGCAGAGCAATAACTTCGCTCTGAACTGCTCACTCGAGACGGAAGATGATAGTCTCGTGCTCTTCGGACCGTCCGGATCGGGCAAGACCCTGACGCTGACGGCTTTAGCCGGCCTCATGCGTCCCGACACCGGATACATCGAAATCAACGGCCGTGTGTTGTTTGATTCGAATAAAGGCATCGATGTGCCTACCCGACATCGTGGATTAGGCTATGTCTTTCAAGATTACGCCTTGTTTCCGCATCTGAGCATTCGCGACAATATTGGCTTTGCCCTTGCGCGTCCATTCCGTGGACTGACCTCACAAGATGCCAATCGGGTCGATGATCTGATGAACCTCTTTGGCCTGTCTGAATTGGCGCAACGTTCTCCCCGAGTGATTTCCGGAGGACAGAAGCAGCGTGTGGCAGTAGCCCGCGCATTGGCCAGCCAACCATCAGCCTTGCTTCTCGATGAACCGTTTTCGGCTTTGGATCAACCTCTGCGCCAAAAAATGCGTACGGAATTGGCCAAAGCAGCAAGACTCTTCGATATCCCCATTATCATGGTGACACACGACCTTGTCGATGTGGAAGCGTTGGGGAAAAGCGTCGCTGTTTATCGCCATGGCCGTATTGTGCGCCATGGGTCTGTTGGAGACGTGGCAGGAGAAGATTGGTCAGGACTTTTCGGCGCGACAGCACATTCCGAACGCGCCGAGAATGAACGACCACACAATCTTTCCCTCACAACAAAATCACACTCCGAAATGCATCGCGCTGCTGTCTAAACGACAACACCGATTCCTCACAAAGAATTCAAGAAAAGCATCTCGGCGGATAAAAAGCAGAGCACGTTCCTCACTTTTTATCCGCCTTTTTTTACTGATTCAGCCTCCTATCTTTCATTTCTCTCCGTGCTAACGAAGCATTTTTTCCGTATTTTTGGTCGTTTTCACACGATCGTCCTCTTCAAGTGATACTGAAGGGCTTGCCAGAGACATTATAATCCCGTTATCGTTGTTGCAGAAAATATGTCGTCTGTTCGTGGTCAACACCTCCCCACTGTCAAAATGGCACAATGGATCCGTTGTCTCATGAACAAAAGTATAGCCTGTTGTATCGTCTTACCCAAGGCCATCATCCGTCGCATCCGGAAATCCGGGCAAACCTGTTGCGAAGAACCTCATGAGCGAAAAGAAATCCCTTGATATCCCCGAAAACCTGGATGAAGAGTTCTACCAGATAAACAACGACATCCTGCAGAGCTTCAGTAAATATCGTCCTCCGCTCAATATTTATCGGTTTCGTGAAGATGTGCAGCGTATCGTAACGTACTACGAAGTGGGGAATCGACTGTCCAAGCACCAGACAGAAGAATTACCAGAGCTTGTCGATGAAGGTGTTATTTTTGTTTCGCGAGTTGACCATTCCATTTACGTCAAGCATATCAGCTACCAGCTTGACCTTGTCTTGCTGGACAAACATCTCACTGAACGAGAAACCGCCGACATCTTTCAGATGGCCATTACGCGCCGGATGGAAGCTTTTTTCGAACAGCCCGTGAAAATGGTCTACGACAAGCTGCAAGCAGATATATTCGTTCTGACCGAATACCTTTGGGAAGACATCAACCGTGGCCGGGCCTTGGTTCGACGATTTCATAAAGAGCACACGTTGGCGAATCATTCCGTCAACTGCGGTTTTTTCGGACTGCTGCTTTTTCTCTATAGCAGGCCCAAGGATTTTTGTTTGGAGCCCAAGAACCGCCAGCTCCTCAACCGCATTGCTCTCGGACTTTTTCTTCACGATATCGGAATGAGCAAAATACCGCCCTTCATTCGTGACAAGACCCAACCATTGACTCCAGACGACCGACAAAAAATTCAAAATCACCCGAACATCGGGCATGATATGCTGTCGAAACTCGACATCAAATATCCAGAGATCGAACAATGTGTCCTGCAGCACCATGAACGCCTTGATGGTTCGGGATATCCAGGAAAAAGAAAGAACGGTGACATCACAACCTGGGGTAACCTGGCTGCCGTTGTCGATAGTTACTGTGCCATGCGCACGCAACGCCCCTATGCCCAAGCCCTTGATCCTGCTGCAGCAGCCCAACGATTAGCCGATGATCGCCGATACGAGGGAGAATGGACCAAGCGGATCCTGCCTATTCTTGTCAAGATGAAAGAAAACAGATAGTTCTTCCGGGCGTGGCAACACCCGTGCTGCCGCGCCCGATATGTGATGTGTGGATTGCGCTCAACATCACTCCAGCGTTTTTTCCTTTGCAACGGCACTTATGGTCTGGTGCCGTTTCTTTTTGCCACATTTTACCTTATTGATTGCAAAATGCTTCATTTCCCACTGCCAGCGGATTGATTTTCGCAGGTAAAACGTTTAATTTTAAAACGCATCCTTGAGTAATGTTTCAAACATAAACAACCAACAGCTTCATAACCTATTTCATCCCATGCAAAAACAACCCGTGGTCCTTGTTGTTGATGACGAGGCCGATTTTCTTGACTCTCTTTCCGAGCGAATTCGACTACGCGGAATGGAACCACTTGTCGCATCAAGTGGCCCTGATGCGCTTCTGCTCGCTCGCTCTCATCATATTGACCTCGCGGTTATCGATCTCAAAATGCCGGAAATGGACGGCTTGGTGACCATCGCCAAACTTCGTGAGATTAAACCCGACCTCAAAACCGTTCTGTTAACCGGACAAGGGAATGACAAAGAACGCCAAGCCAGTGAAGCTTTGGCTTCTGGATTCTATGAAAAAAATGACATGACGGATTTTTGGTCCTTCCTGCGGCATTTTCAACAACAATCGGGGCTGGTGATTCTCGCCCAACCTCCGACCACAAGCATGCCGGGATTTGATGATCTCATGGAATCCGAACAAATTGAAATGGCTGCCGCCGGCAAATTATTTACTTCGTCGGCCTTTTCGACGGAACCCGAACGTCACAGCAGTGTGACCGACCCTCGGCTTATAGGCGAAACTCCGGTCATGCAGGACCTTAAGCGCAATATCGCCAAAGTCGCGACGCTGGACTGCACCGTACTGATTCGCGGAGAAACGGGAACGGGCAAAGAGCTTGTGGCCAAAGCCATCCATCGCTTGAGTCCTCGTGCCAATAAAAAATTTCTTGCCGTCAATTGCGCGTCCTTCAGCCAAGAATTACTCAGCAACGAACTTTTCGGCCATGAAAAAGATGCGTTTACAGGTGCTTCCCGTATCAAAAAAGGGTTGTTCGAAGCTGCCGACGGCGGCTCCATCATGCTTGATGAGATCGGAGATACCCCCCTCGCCATGCAGGTGCAGCTCTTGCGGGTCCTGCAAGAAAAAACGGTCATCCGAATAGGTGGAACAGAGGAAATCCCTGTGGACGTCCGTGTCCTCGCCGCCACTCATCAAAGCCTACAACATAAAGCAGAGCGTGGTGAATTTCGTGAAGACCTTTATTACCGCCTCAATGCCTTTGTTTTGCGCATTCCTCCCCTTCGAGAACGCCGGGAAGATATTCCGTTATTATGTAGCTATTTTCTTGAGAAATATCGCCGAGAGTTCAAAAAAAATATCGAACGATTTTCTGGAGATGTTCTCGAAATATTCATGCAGCACCCGTTCCCCGGGAATGTACGCGAACTGGAGAACGCCGTTGAGCGTGCCGTTATCCTCTGTGAAGACAAAATTATTGTCCCGAACCATCTCCCGAAACGCTTTCAAATTGCCCCACAACCTGTTGCATCCCCAGCGCTGCCGGATAAATTGATTACGCTTGCTGAACTTGAAGATGAATATATCCGTAAAGTAATGCAAGCGACCAGCGGCAACCGCAACGAAGCGGCTGAGATTCTTGGTATCAGCCGCAGTTCATTATGGCGTAAGCTCAAACGCCTTGAAGAAAACGGCTAGCGATGTTTCAAAATAAAACGCTCGTTCTATTTTGAAACATATCCAACTTACCAAAAACACAGAACTTCATAAAAATGTTTCAAAACAAAACATTCCTATGATTTCGCGAGCCTTTTTCTCGGCATTTAACAGACCGAAATAACAAGAAAAAACAAACATAACCCATTTGGCACGCAATCTGCTTAAATGGTTCCAACTGAAGACAATGTTGCAAGGAGCCTGATATGCCGATTATTACTATTTCTCGCGATTCATCCAGCCACGGAAAACGTATCGCTGAACGTGTTGCCAACACTCTGGGCTATAGCTGTATTGGGCCGGAAATCGTCCAGCAAGCCGCTCAAAGCTTCGATGTCGATCAAAAGCGTCTGCAATTGGCTGTTGGCCGCGCCCCCAGGTTTCTTGATTCATTTGGCTCATCCAAAGAACGTCACCTCGCGCTGTTTCGAGCCGCTTTTTTTGAATGCATGCATTCCGATAATATTGTGTATCACGGCATGGCGGGTCACCTTTTTTTGCATGATGTCCCCAACGTCATGAAAGTACGCATCGTTGCCGACCTTGAAGAACGCATTCGTGAACAAATGCGGCGCAAAAATATTGGCTACGATGAAGCCAAAGCGCTCTTACTCCGCCAGGACCAAGAGCGGTCCAAATGGACAAAAATGCTTTTCGGACACGATAACCGTGACCCCAGCCTCTATGATATCTATCTCAACCTCCACAACATCTCCGTAGATAAGGCTGTTGAAATCATTGTCGACGCTGTCCGCATTTCAACCAACGGACACCGCGAGATCATGCGAAAGATGCTGGCCGACATGGCCTTGGCAGCACGTGTTGAAGCAAAATTGTATGAAGTCTTTTCCGATGTTGAAGCCACCGTTCGTGATGGAGAAGCCTTTGTCAAAGTTGGTGCCTCGCTTATTCAGGAAAGCACGGCCTATAGCAAAGCTGAAACAGCCGTTGCCGATATCCAAGGGCTAAGACGTATGCATCTTGGCCTGACAACCCCCGGTTCGGTTCCGTTCTAACATCACGGCATTTCTTTAAGAATCAAACGCCCCGGTGTCGTCGACTCCGGGGCGTTTAATTTGGTGCGTATCGTCTCGCAAGGGCCAAGGTCTCATCGCCACACATATATATTCGTATTACATTGAAAAAATGCATGATTTTCGACAGAAGCCATTGCCTCATCCTGGTTTGGAGACATCCTTGAAATAAATAATTTTATCCTCGCCTGGTCTATAATAATCCCACTGCACGGCATCGCGCAGATAGCCATTTTTCTCATAAAACCGGCGAGTCGGTGTATATTGCAGACGCATGGACGTCTCTACATATAGTCGTTGGCATCCCTCCGCCCAAGCGGCCTGCTCTATGGCTTGCAACAATGATTTCCCCACCCCTTGGCCACGATACGTCTCTGAAACGGCAATCCAGTACAGGTTAAACCGATTCTGTGTACAGGAAATAGGTCCATAACACCCATATCCCACAGTCTTTCCGTCCATGTCATCGGCAAACACAAACGAGTATCCGCTTTTCTCACCTTTTGCTTCATACTCTTCTAATAATTCAACGGCCATCACAGCCTCTTCCGAACTGAAATACCCTGAAGACGAGACAATATGGAAAATCGTGTCCGCGTCACCCGATAACGGTTTCCGCCGAAAAGTCAGACCCGTTGCATAGAGGTCAACACGACGCATGTTCTGGTCTCCTGCATGGTTGCAATCACAATGACGAACATACGTCTGGTCTTGTATGCCTCGACAAAATGTCATTGTACTCATATTACGCCGCCCGGCGATTCAATGCCCACGCATTCCCGACAGAGCAACATCCAGACAATGCAATGATACGCACCAGTTCGGTATAGTCGATGTGCGAACGAGCTGCCGCCGCGGCCAATCCAGCATCTGGAGATAAACAAGGATTCGCGTTGACGTCGATGATAAACGGATGCCGTCCTGCGTCGACTCGATAGTCAATACGGTAGTACCCCCGCAAGCCGAACAGACGGCCGCAGGCCAAGCTGAGGCGTTTCAAGTTCTCAATCAAAACCGCATCGTCTTCATTGAAATCATATCGTCGTGGCGTGTTGTGATAGGCAAACGATGCTTCATCCCACTTGGCCTCATATCCGACAATCGCCACCGGACCGGAAAATCCCCGAAAAACAATTTCCGCCACGGGAAGCGCACGAGGGCCGTCAGGTGTATCGATGACCGAGACGTTGAATTCACGACCATGAATGTATTCCTCTGCAAAATTTCGCCCACCTTGGCTGGCCCGTTTCTCTTCAAGCGCGGTTTCAAGCAGCATCGACGATGCCGCTTGGAGGACGCATCCATCATCCAACCCTTTGGATGCATGCTCGAAGACGGACTTGAGGATAAATCGTCTTTCCGCATCGAATCGATCGATCATACTGGCACTATTGGCACGACGAAGTGACTCCACCGTCACCCATGCCGGGGTGGGCAAATCGGAATGAGCGAGCAATTCTTTCGCCGTCAGCTTGTCAGTGGATAAGTACATGGCTCTGGAGCCTGCCCCTGTAAATGCCACGCCTTCTTCCTCAAGGACGAGAGGAGCAAGATGTGACAAATGCGCTTTGCCTCCCGCGCCTTCAACAAAATTGAACACGAGATCTGCTGATAATGCTCGGATCGTCTTGGCAACGGCCGTCAAATCAAGCTCAAAATGACAGAAAAACACCGTATGCCCAGCTTCACGTAAAGCATTGGCAACAGCCTGGGCCTGAACGATCGTATCAGCGTCATCAACCGAAAGAGACGATTCGGGCTTATCGTGCAAAATACAAACGCGCATGGGAATCTCTCCGTGTCAAAAGGCGCTACTATAGCGTCTGTCAGCAATAGAAACCAACATTGCGATACGACTCGAGCCAATACGGAAGATTGCCGAGTTGACAATCTGCTCAATGAGGTCCGTATATCCAACACCAGCCAAGGTTGCCATAATAGGCAAATCCGAATGTATCGGATGCAATCCGGGTAATGGGTTGGCTTCAATAAAATTCGGAATACCGGCAGCATCGAACCGAATATCAATACGTCCGGCGTCACGACCTCCCAATACTTTCCATGCGGCCAGAGCAGTATCCGCGGCCTGGCGTGCAGGCTCGTCCGTGCCAAGACGATAGGTGACAAGCTCTTCGCAATATTTCTTCGTCTCAAATGTATAATCGATCCCATCGGCTTCGGCTTTAATGGCAACATCAAGGACGCCGATGACACGTGCGGCCTCTCCGGTTCCGACAATGCCGACCGTATATTCTCGACCTGGCAAGTACGTTTCGACAAGAACAGGTTGAGAAAATGTTTCCAGAAGATCCATGCACACTGTTTTGAGCTGGTGCATATCCGTTATCCGCGACATTGAAGTCACCCCCTTGCTTGTCCCTTCAGCAACGGGTTTAGCAAAAACCGGAAACGGCAGATTGACCCCATCAAGGTCTTCCATGCGCTCGATCACGATGAAATCGGCTGTCGGGATACCGCAATCGCGCACAATACGTTTGGTCATCCCTTTATGCAGACACAAGCACAGTGTCAGCGGGTCCGAAAACGTGCAGGCAATCCCGACCCCTTCCAACACAGCCGGGACTTGCGCTTCGCGACCATACCCTTCCAGCCCTTCGGCAATGTTGAAAACCAAGTCGAACGATTCACCAAGAGCTAAACGCCTCGTCAACGGCTCTAAAGACCCAATACGGACTACGTGATGACCGACGTTTTCCAACGCTTCGCTAATGGCATCCACCGTCTCCGGACTGTCGAATTCGGCCGCTTCCACTTCGCTCATTCCGCGTGCAATATAGTCGTCCACCAAATCATAGGTCAGACCGATTTTCATGATGCGTCCTTGCTCGCCGTGTCGGCAATCATGGGGTTGACGATATCGAACTCACGCCCTTCGTAATTGCGAAATGTGATGACCTGTCCTTCACGCCGTACAACGGCATCCGGGCATACGGCTGTTTTTCCACCGCCACCAGGCAAATCCACAACATAATGTGGAACAGCGTATCCCGACGTATGACCACGCACCCCACGAATGATATCAAGGCCGGTTTCAAGCGGCGTTCTAAAGTGCGAGGACCCGCGGACCTGATCGCACTGGTAAAGATAATATGGTCGCACGCGATTACGGAGCAATCCACGAAACAACGCCGTTGCCGTTGCGGTATTGTCGTTGACGCCGGATAACAACACGGTTTGGCTCCCCATAACCACGCCAGCATCGGCCAACCGAGACAATGCTTCGGACGATTCCGGAGTGAGTTCACGCGGGTGGGTTGCATGAATACTCACAAACAACGGATGAAACCGCTTGAGAATTCGAACTAAAGACATGGTAATGCGTTGCGGCATGACCATGGGGGCCTTGGTGCCAAGGCGAACCATTTCGACATGCGGTATGGCGAAAAGCCGGGAAAGCACATACTCCAACGCGGCATCGCTTAACGTGAACGGGTCCCCTCCGGATACGACGACATCGCGAATTTGTGGCGTACGCTCAATGTAGGCAAGGGCCGCATCAAACCGTTTTCTGGGCCGTGCACTCATTTTTTCACCGCCCACAGCGCGTGACCGAGTACAATATCGACAATATGCCGCGCACATGCCCGTTGCCAAAAACAGCACCCTGTCGGGATACCGATGCACCAATCCCGGAACGGGGCTGTCATCATCTTCATGCAACGGGTCGTTCGCTTCATACTCCATGACATGGCATTCAGCCGGTGTCGGAATCATGGTTCGTCTCAACGGATCACTCGAATCCGTCGTCGACAGCAAAGATGCATAATACGGCGTAACGGCTGCCGGCAGTGCCGTTCCCAATCCCCCCAATGCGACGATTTCATCCTGGCTCAAATCAAAGATTCGACGAAAATCCTGCAAGCTGTGCAATCGGGATTTAAGCTGCCAGCGCCAATCATTCCATTGCGCATCGGTCACGTTTGGATACCAGACGTCCCGAAATTCTCGACTGTTTGCACTAAACGGGAAAACACCCCGCATTCCCCGACCATGTCGGCGCATTACTGGGGAGGGAACACA encodes:
- the modA gene encoding molybdate ABC transporter substrate-binding protein, which produces MKLTSRLLRILIVTVALVCLAAPAFAAALTVSAAASLTDAFTDLKPAFEKANPDVTVTFNFASSGALYRQIEQGAPVDVFASANQQWMKKAVEGGLVTKDSVKNFASNTLVLAVPKGNPAKISGPDSLKEASVTRIGIGQPKTVPAGRYAEGSLKSLGMYDELMSKYIFGESVRQVLDYLIRGEIQAGFVYATDAKKGGDGLEIVATMPLEKPITYPIGILKDAASPDLAKTFIEFVLSPDGQKLLEARGFSAVKK
- a CDS encoding ATP-binding cassette domain-containing protein, translated to MRIRFHIEKRLHSQSNNFALNCSLETEDDSLVLFGPSGSGKTLTLTALAGLMRPDTGYIEINGRVLFDSNKGIDVPTRHRGLGYVFQDYALFPHLSIRDNIGFALARPFRGLTSQDANRVDDLMNLFGLSELAQRSPRVISGGQKQRVAVARALASQPSALLLDEPFSALDQPLRQKMRTELAKAARLFDIPIIMVTHDLVDVEALGKSVAVYRHGRIVRHGSVGDVAGEDWSGLFGATAHSERAENERPHNLSLTTKSHSEMHRAAV
- a CDS encoding HD-GYP domain-containing protein, whose protein sequence is MSEKKSLDIPENLDEEFYQINNDILQSFSKYRPPLNIYRFREDVQRIVTYYEVGNRLSKHQTEELPELVDEGVIFVSRVDHSIYVKHISYQLDLVLLDKHLTERETADIFQMAITRRMEAFFEQPVKMVYDKLQADIFVLTEYLWEDINRGRALVRRFHKEHTLANHSVNCGFFGLLLFLYSRPKDFCLEPKNRQLLNRIALGLFLHDIGMSKIPPFIRDKTQPLTPDDRQKIQNHPNIGHDMLSKLDIKYPEIEQCVLQHHERLDGSGYPGKRKNGDITTWGNLAAVVDSYCAMRTQRPYAQALDPAAAAQRLADDRRYEGEWTKRILPILVKMKENR
- a CDS encoding sigma-54-dependent transcriptional regulator, with translation MQKQPVVLVVDDEADFLDSLSERIRLRGMEPLVASSGPDALLLARSHHIDLAVIDLKMPEMDGLVTIAKLREIKPDLKTVLLTGQGNDKERQASEALASGFYEKNDMTDFWSFLRHFQQQSGLVILAQPPTTSMPGFDDLMESEQIEMAAAGKLFTSSAFSTEPERHSSVTDPRLIGETPVMQDLKRNIAKVATLDCTVLIRGETGTGKELVAKAIHRLSPRANKKFLAVNCASFSQELLSNELFGHEKDAFTGASRIKKGLFEAADGGSIMLDEIGDTPLAMQVQLLRVLQEKTVIRIGGTEEIPVDVRVLAATHQSLQHKAERGEFREDLYYRLNAFVLRIPPLRERREDIPLLCSYFLEKYRREFKKNIERFSGDVLEIFMQHPFPGNVRELENAVERAVILCEDKIIVPNHLPKRFQIAPQPVASPALPDKLITLAELEDEYIRKVMQATSGNRNEAAEILGISRSSLWRKLKRLEENG
- a CDS encoding AAA family ATPase, whose amino-acid sequence is MPIITISRDSSSHGKRIAERVANTLGYSCIGPEIVQQAAQSFDVDQKRLQLAVGRAPRFLDSFGSSKERHLALFRAAFFECMHSDNIVYHGMAGHLFLHDVPNVMKVRIVADLEERIREQMRRKNIGYDEAKALLLRQDQERSKWTKMLFGHDNRDPSLYDIYLNLHNISVDKAVEIIVDAVRISTNGHREIMRKMLADMALAARVEAKLYEVFSDVEATVRDGEAFVKVGASLIQESTAYSKAETAVADIQGLRRMHLGLTTPGSVPF
- a CDS encoding GNAT family N-acetyltransferase; the protein is MRRVDLYATGLTFRRKPLSGDADTIFHIVSSSGYFSSEEAVMAVELLEEYEAKGEKSGYSFVFADDMDGKTVGYGCYGPISCTQNRFNLYWIAVSETYRGQGVGKSLLQAIEQAAWAEGCQRLYVETSMRLQYTPTRRFYEKNGYLRDAVQWDYYRPGEDKIIYFKDVSKPG
- a CDS encoding D-alanine--D-alanine ligase family protein, which codes for MRVCILHDKPESSLSVDDADTIVQAQAVANALREAGHTVFFCHFELDLTAVAKTIRALSADLVFNFVEGAGGKAHLSHLAPLVLEEEGVAFTGAGSRAMYLSTDKLTAKELLAHSDLPTPAWVTVESLRRANSASMIDRFDAERRFILKSVFEHASKGLDDGCVLQAASSMLLETALEEKRASQGGRNFAEEYIHGREFNVSVIDTPDGPRALPVAEIVFRGFSGPVAIVGYEAKWDEASFAYHNTPRRYDFNEDDAVLIENLKRLSLACGRLFGLRGYYRIDYRVDAGRHPFIIDVNANPCLSPDAGLAAAAARSHIDYTELVRIIALSGCCSVGNAWALNRRAA
- a CDS encoding D-alanine--D-alanine ligase family protein, whose protein sequence is MKIGLTYDLVDDYIARGMSEVEAAEFDSPETVDAISEALENVGHHVVRIGSLEPLTRRLALGESFDLVFNIAEGLEGYGREAQVPAVLEGVGIACTFSDPLTLCLCLHKGMTKRIVRDCGIPTADFIVIERMEDLDGVNLPFPVFAKPVAEGTSKGVTSMSRITDMHQLKTVCMDLLETFSQPVLVETYLPGREYTVGIVGTGEAARVIGVLDVAIKAEADGIDYTFETKKYCEELVTYRLGTDEPARQAADTALAAWKVLGGRDAGRIDIRFDAAGIPNFIEANPLPGLHPIHSDLPIMATLAGVGYTDLIEQIVNSAIFRIGSSRIAMLVSIADRRYSSAF
- a CDS encoding KamA family radical SAM protein gives rise to the protein MEHLLDSAPEEAEPPLEHVAVCVPSPVMRRHGRGMRGVFPFSANSREFRDVWYPNVTDAQWNDWRWQLKSRLHSLQDFRRIFDLSQDEIVALGGLGTALPAAVTPYYASLLSTTDSSDPLRRTMIPTPAECHVMEYEANDPLHEDDDSPVPGLVHRYPDRVLFLATGMCAAYCRYCTRSRAVGGEKMSARPRKRFDAALAYIERTPQIRDVVVSGGDPFTLSDAALEYVLSRLFAIPHVEMVRLGTKAPMVMPQRITMSLVRILKRFHPLFVSIHATHPRELTPESSEALSRLADAGVVMGSQTVLLSGVNDNTATATALFRGLLRNRVRPYYLYQCDQVRGSSHFRTPLETGLDIIRGVRGHTSGYAVPHYVVDLPGGGGKTAVCPDAVVRREGQVITFRNYEGREFDIVNPMIADTASKDAS